The Altererythrobacter sp. CAU 1644 genome has a window encoding:
- the ettA gene encoding energy-dependent translational throttle protein EttA has translation MAAQYAYVMKGMTKTFPGAQKPVLSNINLQFYQGAKIGIVGPNGAGKSTLIKIMAGIDTDFTGEAWPGENITVGYLEQEPELDPTKTVLENVRDGARETADLVERFNAISAEMGDPQDDTDFDALMEEMGELQAKIDAVDGWTLDNQLEVAMEALRCPPGDMGVESLSGGEKRRVALTRLLIQKPSILLLDEPTNHLDAESVLWLENHLKEYAGAVLMITHDRYFLDNVVEWILELDRGSYYPYEGNYSTYLEKKAKRLEQESREESGKQKALQRELEWIRQTPAARQTKSKARIRKFEELQNAQENRQVGKAQIVIQVPERLGGKVIEAKNLTKAYGDKLLFEDLSFTLPPGGIVGVIGPNGAGKSTLFKILTGKETPDSGTVEIGSTVHLGYVDQSRDHLDPKNNVWQEISDGLDYMKVNGQDMSTRAYVGAFNFKGPDQQKNVGKLSGGERNRVHMAKMLKEGGNVLLLDEPTNDLDVETLAALEDAIENFAGCAVVISHDRFFLDRLATHILAFEGNSHVEWFEGNFEAYEEDKRRRLGDAADRPTRLAYKKLTR, from the coding sequence ATGGCCGCGCAATACGCCTATGTCATGAAAGGCATGACCAAGACCTTCCCCGGTGCCCAGAAGCCGGTGCTGAGCAATATCAACCTGCAGTTCTACCAGGGTGCCAAGATCGGCATCGTCGGGCCGAACGGCGCCGGCAAGTCCACGCTGATCAAGATCATGGCGGGGATCGACACCGATTTCACCGGCGAGGCCTGGCCGGGCGAGAACATCACCGTCGGTTACCTGGAGCAGGAGCCCGAGCTCGATCCGACCAAGACCGTGCTCGAGAACGTCCGGGACGGCGCGCGCGAAACCGCCGACCTCGTCGAACGCTTCAACGCGATCAGTGCCGAGATGGGCGATCCGCAGGACGACACCGATTTCGACGCGCTGATGGAGGAGATGGGTGAACTCCAGGCCAAGATCGACGCGGTCGACGGCTGGACGCTCGACAACCAGCTCGAAGTCGCGATGGAGGCCCTGCGCTGTCCGCCGGGCGACATGGGCGTCGAAAGCTTGTCGGGCGGCGAGAAGCGCCGCGTCGCGCTCACCCGGCTGCTGATCCAGAAGCCCTCGATCCTGCTGCTCGACGAGCCGACCAACCACCTCGACGCCGAAAGCGTGCTGTGGCTCGAAAACCACCTCAAGGAATACGCCGGTGCGGTGCTGATGATCACCCACGATCGCTACTTCCTCGACAATGTCGTCGAATGGATCCTCGAGCTCGATCGCGGGTCCTACTACCCCTACGAGGGCAATTACTCGACCTACCTCGAGAAGAAGGCCAAGCGCCTCGAGCAGGAAAGCCGCGAGGAATCGGGCAAGCAGAAGGCGCTCCAGCGCGAGCTCGAATGGATCCGGCAGACGCCCGCCGCGCGCCAGACCAAGTCCAAGGCGCGTATCCGCAAGTTCGAGGAACTGCAGAACGCGCAGGAAAACCGCCAGGTCGGCAAGGCGCAGATCGTGATCCAGGTGCCCGAACGGCTCGGCGGCAAGGTGATCGAAGCCAAGAACCTGACCAAGGCCTATGGCGACAAGCTGTTGTTCGAGGACTTGAGCTTCACTCTTCCCCCGGGCGGCATCGTCGGCGTGATCGGACCCAACGGCGCGGGCAAGTCCACGCTGTTCAAGATCCTGACCGGCAAGGAAACGCCCGACAGCGGCACGGTGGAGATCGGCTCGACCGTCCACCTCGGCTATGTCGACCAGAGCCGCGACCACCTCGATCCCAAGAACAACGTCTGGCAGGAAATCTCCGACGGGCTCGACTACATGAAGGTCAACGGCCAGGACATGTCGACCCGCGCCTATGTCGGCGCGTTCAACTTCAAGGGTCCGGACCAGCAGAAGAACGTCGGCAAGCTGTCAGGCGGCGAGCGCAACCGCGTCCACATGGCCAAGATGCTGAAGGAGGGCGGCAACGTCCTGCTGCTCGACGAGCCGACCAACGACCTCGACGTCGAAACCCTCGCTGCTTTGGAAGACGCGATCGAGAATTTCGCCGGCTGCGCCGTGGTCATCTCGCACGACCGCTTCTTCCTCGACCGCCTTGCCACGCATATCCTGGCGTTCGAAGGCAACAGCCATGTCGAATGGTTCGAAGGCAACTTCGAAGCTTACGAGGAAGACAAGCGCCGCCGCCTGGGCGATGCAGCGGACCGTCCGACGCGGTTGGCGTATAAGAAGCTGACGCGTTAG
- a CDS encoding acylphosphatase, whose product MTSCHLIIHGKVQGVFYRDWTIATARSLGLAGWVRNLSDGTVEAHLEGEPQAIERMIAAMHDGPPHARVDRIVSRDAESAGLTGFVRR is encoded by the coding sequence ATGACCTCCTGCCACCTAATCATCCATGGCAAGGTACAAGGCGTGTTCTACCGCGACTGGACGATCGCGACGGCGCGCTCGCTCGGCCTTGCGGGATGGGTGCGCAACCTCTCCGACGGGACGGTCGAGGCGCATCTGGAGGGCGAACCGCAGGCCATCGAACGGATGATCGCGGCAATGCATGACGGACCTCCCCACGCGCGGGTGGACCGCATCGTCAGCCGGGATGCGGAATCAGCAGGCCTGACCGGGTTTGTGCGCCGCTAG
- a CDS encoding pyridoxamine 5'-phosphate oxidase family protein, with product MFDTLDAVRDDFTRRIESAATDRHLPMHLAVLSTRDADARVLVLRAFDRDSWTLRFHTDVRSPKCDIIAQHPGVGVLLYDRSAKVQLRIRGEARVETDGPVADAAWEQSTNFARRCYLGDGPGTLAAQMTSGLPPQFEGIEPTDEQLIPARPNFAIIQVEMREIDWFFLSHAGHRRAQFARQGEGWEGRWVAP from the coding sequence ATGTTCGACACGCTCGATGCCGTACGCGATGACTTCACCCGCCGGATCGAGAGCGCCGCCACCGATCGCCATCTCCCCATGCACCTAGCGGTCCTGTCGACCCGGGATGCCGATGCGCGCGTCCTGGTGCTGCGCGCCTTCGACCGCGACAGTTGGACGCTGCGTTTTCACACCGACGTGCGCTCGCCCAAATGCGACATCATTGCGCAGCACCCGGGGGTGGGCGTGCTGCTCTACGATCGCAGCGCCAAGGTCCAGTTGCGGATCCGCGGAGAGGCGCGGGTCGAAACCGATGGACCCGTCGCCGACGCTGCCTGGGAACAGAGCACCAATTTCGCGCGTCGCTGTTACCTCGGCGATGGGCCGGGGACGCTGGCGGCGCAGATGACCTCGGGGCTGCCGCCGCAGTTCGAGGGGATCGAGCCGACCGACGAGCAACTGATCCCCGCACGCCCGAATTTCGCGATCATCCAGGTCGAGATGCGGGAGATCGACTGGTTCTTTCTCTCGCATGCCGGCCATCGCCGGGCACAGTTCGCGCGGCAGGGCGAGGGCTGGGAAGGGCGCTGGGTCGCGCCTTAG
- a CDS encoding MBL fold metallo-hydrolase has product MAIFAGLLAWYLHSDISDERMRLLEQSPNFEEGAFFNEERQAENDLGIDFLREQFFGEQQREPEGAVPVVAIDPASLREPPAPGMRATWLGHASVLIEIDGYRLLTDPVLSHRASPFSFLGPARTHDAPIALNDLSGIDAVVISHNHYDHLDEATVRHLAAQGTRFFVPLGVGQYFENWGIDSEQVAEMQWWDREAIGSLTITSTPNRHYSSRGLLDYKATHWSSWSIAGKIHNAFYSGDTGYSKLFRQIGEREGPFDLSIIKIGSYGPGQAWTDIHATPEEAVQIHRDVGGKRMLPVHWMTFNLAIHDWDEPIIRTLLAAEKNGVAVVAPKIGQVVDTNEPFTNQAWWEMVD; this is encoded by the coding sequence TTGGCCATCTTTGCCGGGCTTCTCGCATGGTACCTTCACAGCGACATCTCTGACGAGCGGATGCGTCTGCTCGAGCAGTCCCCTAATTTCGAGGAAGGGGCTTTCTTCAACGAGGAGCGCCAGGCCGAGAACGATCTCGGCATTGATTTCTTGCGCGAGCAGTTCTTCGGCGAACAGCAGCGCGAGCCCGAAGGTGCGGTGCCGGTTGTCGCGATCGACCCTGCGTCGCTGCGCGAGCCACCTGCGCCGGGGATGCGCGCGACGTGGCTCGGCCATGCCAGCGTCTTGATCGAGATCGACGGTTATCGGCTTCTGACAGACCCGGTCCTGTCGCACCGCGCTTCCCCTTTCTCCTTCCTCGGTCCGGCAAGAACTCATGACGCACCGATCGCGCTCAACGATCTTTCGGGCATCGATGCGGTCGTGATCTCGCACAACCACTACGACCACCTGGACGAAGCGACCGTGCGCCACCTCGCCGCGCAGGGTACGCGCTTTTTCGTACCACTCGGCGTTGGGCAATATTTTGAGAATTGGGGGATCGATTCTGAACAGGTCGCCGAAATGCAATGGTGGGACCGCGAAGCGATTGGAAGCCTGACTATCACTTCCACGCCCAACCGGCATTATTCAAGCCGTGGATTGCTCGACTACAAGGCCACGCATTGGAGCTCATGGTCGATCGCCGGCAAAATACACAATGCTTTCTACAGTGGCGACACCGGCTATTCTAAGTTGTTCCGACAGATCGGCGAGCGCGAGGGGCCGTTCGACCTCAGCATTATCAAGATCGGTTCATATGGACCGGGGCAGGCCTGGACAGACATTCACGCCACACCCGAAGAGGCAGTGCAAATCCATCGAGATGTCGGCGGCAAGCGGATGTTGCCGGTCCATTGGATGACCTTCAATCTTGCCATTCACGACTGGGACGAACCGATAATACGGACCCTGCTTGCTGCCGAGAAAAATGGCGTCGCCGTCGTTGCGCCGAAGATCGGCCAGGTCGTAGACACAAATGAGCCGTTCACCAATCAAGCGTGGTGGGAGATGGTCGATTAG
- a CDS encoding endonuclease/exonuclease/phosphatase family protein — protein MADSDNSTWKRVGVWIARSLAAILVIGSLLSTTDLNQWWIRIWDFPRLQILIAMVLLAAALWFFDRAWRPWLPLVLAGFCVWQFWRIWPYTPMASAEVARVEQGEQGTEACFTALTLNVLQSNREYDRTADLIRRTDPDIVLLMETDEAWAQAMAPVLQSYPEQIHRPLDNTYGIMFASRLPMRDASIQDLAQADTPSVFATLTAGARNFRMIALHPRPPQPRQDTEERDAEIVMAARKSRDTSMPVLAIGDFNDVAWSDTTRLFKDVGSFLDPRVGRGPHATFPAGMVWLGWPLDHLFVTEEFLFKDVQVSKSVGSDHRAMIAELCLSPETGRARNEETEGPDAKDEAEADEVMEEFKEDEAKDRVEGEAG, from the coding sequence GTGGCAGATAGTGACAACAGCACATGGAAGCGCGTGGGCGTCTGGATCGCGCGGTCGCTTGCCGCGATATTGGTGATCGGCTCGCTGCTCAGCACGACCGATCTCAACCAGTGGTGGATCCGCATCTGGGATTTCCCGCGGCTGCAGATCCTGATCGCGATGGTGCTGCTCGCCGCCGCGCTGTGGTTCTTCGACCGCGCCTGGCGGCCATGGCTGCCGCTGGTGCTGGCGGGCTTCTGCGTGTGGCAGTTCTGGCGGATATGGCCCTACACGCCGATGGCCTCGGCCGAGGTTGCGCGCGTCGAACAGGGCGAGCAGGGGACCGAGGCGTGCTTTACGGCGCTCACCCTCAACGTGCTGCAGAGCAATCGCGAATATGACCGCACTGCCGATCTGATCCGCCGCACCGATCCCGATATCGTGCTGCTGATGGAGACCGACGAGGCCTGGGCGCAGGCCATGGCGCCGGTGCTGCAATCCTACCCGGAGCAGATCCACCGCCCGCTGGACAACACCTATGGCATCATGTTCGCTTCGCGCCTGCCGATGCGCGATGCCTCGATCCAGGATCTCGCGCAGGCGGACACGCCCTCGGTCTTCGCCACGCTCACCGCCGGCGCGCGCAATTTCCGTATGATCGCGCTGCACCCGCGTCCGCCTCAGCCGAGGCAGGACACCGAGGAGCGCGATGCCGAGATCGTGATGGCGGCGCGCAAGTCGCGCGACACTTCCATGCCGGTGCTCGCGATCGGCGATTTCAACGATGTCGCGTGGTCGGACACGACGCGCCTGTTCAAGGATGTCGGCAGCTTCCTCGATCCGCGCGTCGGGCGCGGCCCGCATGCGACCTTCCCCGCCGGCATGGTGTGGCTCGGCTGGCCGCTCGACCATCTATTCGTGACCGAGGAATTCCTGTTCAAGGATGTCCAGGTCAGCAAGTCGGTCGGCTCCGACCACCGGGCAATGATTGCCGAGCTGTGCCTCTCGCCCGAAACCGGGCGTGCGCGCAACGAAGAGACCGAGGGACCCGACGCGAAGGACGAAGCCGAGGCGGACGAGGTGATGGAAGAGTTCAAGGAAGACGAGGCCAAGGACCGCGTCGAGGGGGAGGCGGGCTAG
- a CDS encoding RcnB family protein, whose product MSNLNFLKGSALAAVAAALSLTAIPAEAQERGERNGIARKMERIADAKRDVQRGDRGQERRAQRHEVRRENRGEARRNARVESRGEDRRGRDWNRSERRADSSVERRGRDWNRSDRQGREWNRSDRRSDVAVDRRGREWNRSDRQGREWNRSDRQGRETNRSERHASNDPGVTHNRNYSDRDRNRSYRDGRRDSYRDGRRNTYRDGYRDGRRHDYRQDRRDTRHAYRDGYRDGRRYDRHRDYRRGDYRRWDRHSWRKHNRYNWHSYRRSNHHIYRLGRYYSPYRSHRYSRISIGFYLDNLFYGNRYWINDPWQYRLPEVYGPYRWVRYYDDVLLVNVYSGEVVDVIHDFFW is encoded by the coding sequence ATGTCCAATTTGAACTTTTTGAAGGGCAGCGCGCTTGCAGCCGTGGCCGCCGCCCTCTCGCTGACCGCGATCCCCGCCGAAGCGCAGGAGCGTGGTGAGCGCAATGGCATCGCGCGCAAGATGGAGCGGATTGCCGATGCCAAGCGCGATGTCCAAAGGGGCGATCGCGGTCAGGAGCGCCGCGCGCAACGCCACGAGGTCCGCCGCGAGAACCGGGGCGAGGCAAGACGCAACGCCCGAGTCGAGTCGCGCGGCGAAGATCGCCGGGGTCGTGATTGGAACCGCAGCGAACGCCGGGCGGACAGCTCCGTTGAGCGTCGCGGCCGTGACTGGAACCGCAGCGACCGGCAAGGTCGCGAATGGAACCGCAGCGATCGCCGCTCCGACGTGGCCGTCGATCGACGCGGCCGGGAATGGAACCGCAGCGACCGCCAGGGTCGCGAATGGAATCGTAGCGACCGCCAGGGCCGCGAAACGAACCGCAGCGAACGTCACGCTTCGAACGATCCCGGTGTGACCCATAACCGGAACTATTCGGACCGCGATCGCAATCGCAGCTACCGCGATGGACGCCGCGACTCCTACCGCGATGGACGCCGCAATACCTATCGCGACGGTTATCGCGACGGGCGCCGCCACGACTATCGCCAGGATCGCCGGGACACGCGCCACGCCTATCGCGACGGATATCGTGACGGGCGCCGCTATGATCGCCATCGCGATTATCGCCGCGGCGACTATCGCCGGTGGGATCGCCACAGCTGGCGCAAGCATAACCGGTACAACTGGCACAGCTATCGCCGGTCGAACCACCACATCTATCGGCTTGGGCGGTATTACTCGCCTTATCGCAGCCACCGCTACAGCCGGATCAGCATCGGGTTCTATCTCGACAACCTGTTCTACGGCAATCGCTACTGGATCAATGATCCGTGGCAGTATCGACTGCCCGAAGTCTACGGCCCCTATCGCTGGGTTCGCTACTACGACGACGTGCTGTTGGTGAATGTCTACAGCGGCGAAGTGGTCGATGTGATCCACGACTTCTTCTGGTAA
- a CDS encoding cytochrome b yields MSEAAQARYSTGAMLFHWIIAILVIVNWRIAEAAEHLEGAEKAATIAPHKAIGITILVLTLLRLGWRLTHKAPPMSNLVPAWQRTLAKSVHVIFYVMLIGLPIGGWLAGSYADSPVNYFGLFTLPTAPVEQNYDQAKAIIDLHAAGGEAMIYLIGLHILGALKHTFIDKVNGIGRMLPFGRT; encoded by the coding sequence ATGTCTGAAGCTGCGCAAGCACGTTATTCGACAGGCGCGATGCTGTTTCACTGGATCATTGCAATCCTGGTGATCGTCAACTGGCGTATCGCCGAAGCCGCAGAGCATCTGGAAGGCGCTGAGAAGGCTGCAACGATCGCCCCGCACAAGGCGATCGGGATTACGATCCTCGTACTGACATTGCTGAGGCTTGGCTGGCGCCTCACTCACAAGGCTCCGCCGATGTCCAACTTGGTCCCTGCCTGGCAGCGCACGCTCGCCAAGAGCGTGCACGTGATCTTCTATGTCATGCTGATCGGCCTGCCGATCGGCGGCTGGTTGGCCGGGTCATATGCGGACAGCCCAGTAAACTATTTCGGGCTCTTCACTCTTCCGACGGCGCCGGTCGAACAGAACTACGACCAGGCCAAGGCGATCATCGACCTGCATGCCGCAGGCGGCGAGGCGATGATATACCTCATTGGCCTGCACATCCTCGGCGCGCTCAAGCACACCTTCATCGACAAGGTGAATGGGATCGGGCGCATGCTTCCCTTCGGGCGGACCTAG